From Pedobacter indicus, a single genomic window includes:
- a CDS encoding RagB/SusD family nutrient uptake outer membrane protein: protein MRKYITKIGTLFISGLFVFTINGCTKLDETIYSEINSNNFYNNKTEVMQAALRPFTHMRAWIAPTGQNGYYYHAELSADQLAWPQKGKHGYDGGDHFRQHYHTWTDTENRLADAWKLLWSGLGYTNAALIDLQEVDYAPLGISDAEMAAILAELKVLRAFHYMKIMEMWGNVPIVTWIGDPLNPEQSTKAEVFDFIKTELEANVPLLLKNSNEMMGRISQTAGYAMLAELYLNAEYWIGTAMWDECIAACDKIISGEAGGINGGPTLADDLNLNFSNVNVTSPEILFQLAYSQKANQSLGWGGFFMGYDNLKNVLNVDYGGWNAFVVIPSAFDAYEENDLRKKEWFLFGPQYLYGTNTPVLGTEEYNGKPFVLVNSIRRESEGDLTSEGSMAEGEENSGARFHKYKSGTINDPNYHENHYVIYRLTEIYFNKAEAIMRKNGGNATQEAVDLINASRERAFSAADWPSARYTTATLTMDELLAERGREFIFEGKRRTDLVRFGEFTNGTWWDHTPTGDPNRELYPIPYIQLGANPNLTQNPGY from the coding sequence ATGAGAAAATATATAACAAAAATAGGAACATTGTTTATTTCCGGATTATTTGTATTTACCATCAACGGTTGTACAAAACTGGATGAAACAATTTACAGTGAAATTAACTCAAATAATTTCTACAATAATAAAACAGAAGTCATGCAAGCGGCGTTACGACCGTTTACGCATATGAGAGCTTGGATTGCTCCAACCGGACAGAATGGTTATTACTATCATGCGGAATTATCTGCAGATCAATTGGCATGGCCACAAAAAGGGAAACATGGTTATGATGGAGGAGACCATTTTCGTCAGCATTACCATACTTGGACAGATACCGAAAACCGATTAGCCGATGCATGGAAATTACTATGGTCGGGATTAGGCTATACCAATGCGGCATTGATTGATCTTCAGGAAGTGGATTATGCTCCGTTGGGGATATCTGATGCGGAAATGGCCGCAATTCTGGCGGAACTAAAGGTTCTCCGCGCTTTTCATTATATGAAAATAATGGAAATGTGGGGAAATGTACCAATCGTCACATGGATCGGAGATCCACTAAATCCGGAACAATCAACGAAAGCTGAAGTATTTGATTTTATCAAAACAGAATTAGAAGCTAATGTGCCATTATTGCTGAAAAATTCAAACGAGATGATGGGAAGGATATCGCAGACTGCTGGTTATGCGATGTTGGCAGAACTTTACTTAAATGCAGAATACTGGATAGGCACAGCAATGTGGGATGAGTGTATTGCTGCTTGCGATAAAATTATCAGTGGGGAAGCTGGTGGTATTAATGGTGGTCCGACTTTAGCAGACGATCTGAATTTAAATTTCAGTAATGTGAATGTGACGTCTCCAGAAATTCTTTTCCAGTTGGCTTATAGTCAAAAAGCAAATCAATCTTTGGGATGGGGTGGCTTTTTTATGGGTTACGATAACTTGAAAAATGTCTTAAATGTCGATTATGGTGGATGGAATGCTTTTGTTGTGATTCCGAGTGCTTTTGACGCTTATGAGGAAAATGACCTACGTAAAAAAGAGTGGTTCCTTTTCGGCCCCCAATATCTGTACGGGACAAATACGCCAGTACTTGGAACCGAAGAATACAATGGGAAACCTTTTGTCCTAGTAAACAGTATTCGTCGTGAAAGCGAAGGCGATTTGACAAGTGAAGGTAGCATGGCTGAAGGGGAAGAAAATAGTGGTGCTCGTTTCCACAAATACAAAAGTGGAACGATCAACGATCCTAATTACCATGAGAATCACTATGTAATTTATCGCTTAACTGAGATTTATTTCAACAAAGCAGAAGCTATTATGCGCAAAAACGGTGGCAACGCTACGCAGGAAGCGGTTGATTTAATCAATGCGAGCAGAGAGCGTGCTTTCTCGGCAGCTGATTGGCCTTCTGCTAGGTATACAACAGCAACCTTAACGATGGATGAGCTGTTGGCAGAAAGAGGTCGTGAGTTTATCTTCGAAGGAAAAAGAAGAACTGACCTTGTTCGCTTTGGTGAATTTACAAATGGTACTTGGTGGGATCACACGCCGACAGGTGATCCGAATCGTGAACTTTACCCTATTCCATATATACAATTAGGGGCTAACCCGAATTTGACACAAAACCCAGGTTATTAG
- a CDS encoding SusC/RagA family TonB-linked outer membrane protein: MSNQLLIFRRRKPWAASMLFSTFVLLSTTTASRANEPVYAEAVQQTVTGAVTSSDNGETLPGVTVRVKGTDRGTVTNAEGVYSIQASAGDVLVFSFIGFTEQEVTVGSQATINVTMSNDSQVIDEVVVIGYGTQKRSEVTSSVATVRAEDFNSGGSRSPMDLIQGKVAGLNITRPNGNNPNSSAAIQLRGVTSLKGTTSPLIVIDGIPGGNLDLLQQEDIESFDVLKDGSAAAIYGTRGNAGVILITTKKGKAGDPRFEYSTYFQREFVDKRPDVLNAAEWRQKISEGEIDATQDFGASTDLFNELIDKSNLSQYHTLAASGGTEKTNYRASMFFNDANGIARRNGREQWGGRLNVNQTGLQDRLTMQVNLAANFNKADLLGGGTGDFEQAAQRNPTAPLYNEDGTFYQTQEYNNYNPLSRLAHRLNERDQSTLSADAKLTVDIIDGLSASAFGSYVRNTWNDRQFRSMLDWDQREETSYRGMGYAYKSNFLNYSRTFESTIDYNTIFNDVHSLSGVLGYSYQYSTEETFNVSNTGFTTDAFLDWNLGAGNGLNDTQLARPGMGSNKFDNTLVAFFGRVNYAYDNKYFAQVILRREGSSRFGANNKWGNFPAASVGWTISQEDFMQDIEEINNLKLRVGYGVTGNQGIPDYQSLVTLSTGGVYPQDGVYYETYGPSRNPNPNLKWERKAEWNFGLDFGLLQNRISGSLDVYRRETRDLLYEYDAQQPPYVRDKIFVNVGSIENKGVELLLSGIPIQKEDFQWTVDLTANSQFNKLTELSNEVFKSNYLTFYGLPSPGNLGPAIRLEEGGAVGNFYGKRFAGFTDDGKWLFYKADGTTGTASEMNNDDLTIIGNGVPKYQAALSNTFRYKNFDLTIFFRGKFGFDILNTKEMYFGNKVWLSNNVLKSAFEEHDQLDDAAQYSDYYLEKGDFVKLDNLTLGYNFDLNTPYISNLRVYVSGRNIATITGYNGIDPELQDTGFEGGVDGRGFYPRTKSWTIGLNVAF; the protein is encoded by the coding sequence ATGTCAAATCAATTACTAATTTTTAGAAGGAGGAAACCATGGGCAGCGAGCATGCTGTTCTCCACGTTTGTACTTCTTTCTACTACAACAGCTTCCCGGGCAAATGAACCGGTTTATGCTGAAGCGGTGCAACAGACTGTTACAGGTGCAGTCACCAGCTCCGATAACGGAGAAACCTTGCCGGGTGTAACCGTGCGCGTGAAAGGTACTGACCGCGGTACCGTTACAAACGCAGAAGGGGTTTATTCCATTCAAGCGAGTGCTGGAGACGTACTCGTTTTCTCTTTTATTGGCTTTACGGAGCAAGAGGTAACAGTCGGCAGTCAAGCCACAATCAATGTAACGATGTCGAACGACAGTCAGGTGATTGATGAGGTGGTGGTTATTGGTTACGGTACACAAAAAAGAAGTGAGGTAACATCTTCGGTAGCCACGGTGAGAGCCGAGGATTTCAACTCAGGAGGTTCGCGTTCACCGATGGATCTGATTCAAGGTAAAGTAGCCGGTCTGAATATTACTCGTCCGAATGGTAATAATCCCAATTCTAGTGCAGCTATTCAGTTGCGTGGAGTGACTTCATTGAAAGGTACAACAAGTCCCTTGATTGTAATTGACGGAATACCAGGTGGTAATTTAGATTTATTGCAACAAGAGGATATCGAGTCGTTTGACGTATTGAAAGATGGTTCTGCAGCTGCGATCTATGGTACACGCGGTAATGCGGGTGTTATATTGATCACGACCAAGAAAGGTAAAGCAGGTGATCCTCGATTTGAGTATTCTACTTATTTCCAACGTGAATTTGTTGATAAAAGACCTGATGTATTAAACGCAGCAGAATGGAGACAGAAAATTTCTGAGGGTGAAATTGATGCCACTCAGGACTTTGGAGCCTCTACAGATCTATTTAATGAACTGATTGACAAAAGCAATTTGAGTCAATATCATACTCTTGCAGCATCAGGTGGTACCGAGAAGACTAACTACCGCGCTTCTATGTTCTTTAATGATGCGAACGGAATTGCTAGACGAAATGGCAGAGAACAGTGGGGTGGTCGTTTGAATGTTAATCAAACAGGTTTGCAAGACCGGTTAACCATGCAAGTGAATCTAGCTGCCAATTTTAATAAAGCAGACTTATTAGGTGGTGGAACTGGTGATTTTGAACAAGCTGCGCAGAGAAATCCCACCGCACCTTTATATAATGAAGACGGTACGTTCTATCAAACACAGGAATATAACAATTACAACCCTTTGTCGCGTTTAGCACATCGTCTAAATGAACGCGATCAATCTACTTTATCCGCCGATGCAAAGTTAACGGTCGATATTATTGACGGTTTATCTGCATCAGCTTTTGGTTCTTATGTACGCAATACTTGGAATGACCGCCAATTTCGTTCAATGCTAGATTGGGATCAACGCGAAGAAACTTCTTATCGTGGTATGGGTTATGCCTATAAATCAAATTTTTTGAACTACTCAAGAACTTTCGAATCAACGATTGATTACAATACTATTTTCAATGATGTTCACTCTTTGTCAGGTGTTTTAGGTTATAGTTACCAATATTCTACGGAAGAAACCTTTAATGTAAGCAATACCGGGTTTACAACAGATGCTTTCCTAGATTGGAATCTCGGTGCAGGAAATGGATTGAATGACACCCAATTGGCTAGACCCGGAATGGGCAGTAATAAGTTCGATAACACTCTGGTTGCTTTCTTCGGTCGTGTAAATTATGCTTATGACAATAAATATTTTGCTCAGGTAATCTTACGTCGTGAAGGTTCATCCCGTTTTGGTGCTAATAATAAATGGGGTAATTTCCCTGCTGCGTCGGTAGGTTGGACAATCTCTCAGGAAGATTTTATGCAGGATATCGAAGAGATTAACAACTTAAAACTAAGGGTTGGTTATGGTGTTACAGGTAATCAGGGTATACCGGATTACCAGTCTTTGGTAACTTTGAGTACCGGAGGTGTTTATCCGCAGGATGGCGTATATTATGAAACCTATGGACCATCAAGAAACCCTAATCCGAACTTGAAATGGGAGCGTAAAGCTGAATGGAACTTTGGTTTGGACTTTGGTTTGTTGCAAAATAGAATTAGCGGATCATTAGATGTTTATAGGAGAGAAACTAGAGACTTACTTTATGAATATGATGCTCAGCAGCCTCCATATGTACGAGACAAGATTTTCGTGAATGTAGGATCGATTGAGAACAAAGGGGTCGAATTATTGCTTTCTGGTATTCCAATTCAAAAAGAAGATTTTCAATGGACGGTGGATTTGACTGCCAACTCACAATTTAATAAACTGACGGAGCTTTCTAATGAGGTGTTTAAGTCCAATTATTTAACATTTTATGGGTTGCCTTCACCAGGTAACTTAGGTCCGGCGATCCGATTAGAAGAAGGAGGAGCAGTAGGAAACTTCTATGGAAAGCGTTTTGCAGGATTTACGGACGATGGCAAATGGTTATTCTATAAAGCTGATGGAACGACTGGTACTGCCAGCGAAATGAATAACGATGATTTAACTATTATAGGAAATGGTGTTCCAAAGTACCAAGCTGCCTTGTCAAACACGTTTCGGTACAAAAATTTCGATTTAACCATATTCTTCCGAGGTAAATTCGGTTTTGATATATTAAATACTAAAGAAATGTACTTTGGAAACAAGGTTTGGTTATCTAATAACGTCTTGAAGTCAGCATTTGAAGAGCATGATCAATTAGATGATGCAGCGCAATATTCTGACTATTATTTAGAAAAAGGTGATTTTGTGAAATTGGATAACCTTACGTTAGGCTACAATTTCGATCTAAATACTCCTTATATTTCAAACCTCCGCGTTTATGTATCGGGAAGAAATATTGCGACTATTACTGGGTATAATGGTATCGATCCTGAACTGCAAGATACTGGTTTTGAAGGTGGTGTCGACGGTCGCGGCTTTTATCCGCGCACTAAATCCTGGACTATCGGCTTAAATGTTGCATTTTAA